A DNA window from Aureibaculum sp. 2308TA14-22 contains the following coding sequences:
- a CDS encoding glycosyltransferase translates to MQRIIVSVTNDLVTDQRVHKVCTTLVDMNYEVILIGRKLPRSLPIIRSYRIIRMNLFFKKKVWFYAEYNIRLFFRLLFLKKDVLLSNDLDTLLPNFLISKFFGKKLVYDSHELFTEVGELIHRPMIQKVWLSIERFIFPKLKNVYTVNQSITSFYHKKYGNDVKVVRNIAPKLENKSINRAFAKKIKGDKNMLILQGSGINPDRGAEEAIQMMQYLDDTILYIIGGGDIFEELKGLAASLKLGEKVIIKDKMPYEELMEYTKIADLGLSLDKNTNLNYEFSLPNKVFDYIQAGTPLLVSDRKEVAGIVQENDIGWVIEAVEPKKLAEKVKHILTDDNEYAIKKKNLKQASEKYYWENEAENLKDIFKNLK, encoded by the coding sequence TTGCAAAGAATTATAGTTTCTGTTACTAACGATTTGGTTACAGACCAACGTGTACATAAAGTTTGTACCACTTTGGTCGATATGAACTATGAAGTAATCCTTATTGGAAGAAAATTACCTAGAAGTTTACCAATAATTAGAAGCTACCGAATCATTAGGATGAATCTGTTTTTTAAAAAGAAGGTTTGGTTTTATGCAGAATATAATATTCGCCTATTTTTTAGACTGCTCTTTCTAAAAAAGGATGTTTTGCTTTCTAACGACCTAGACACCTTACTTCCCAATTTTTTAATCAGTAAATTTTTTGGTAAAAAATTGGTGTATGATAGCCACGAACTGTTCACAGAAGTAGGCGAACTCATTCACAGACCAATGATACAAAAAGTATGGTTGTCTATTGAACGTTTTATTTTTCCAAAACTCAAAAATGTATATACCGTAAACCAAAGTATTACCAGCTTTTACCATAAAAAGTATGGCAATGATGTAAAGGTTGTAAGAAATATTGCTCCAAAACTAGAAAACAAATCCATTAACCGTGCATTTGCAAAAAAAATAAAAGGGGATAAAAACATGCTGATTTTACAAGGCTCTGGGATAAATCCTGATCGTGGTGCGGAAGAGGCAATACAAATGATGCAGTATTTGGATGACACTATTCTTTATATTATTGGAGGTGGTGATATTTTTGAGGAGTTGAAAGGTTTAGCAGCATCTTTAAAATTAGGTGAAAAGGTTATTATTAAAGACAAAATGCCTTATGAAGAGCTGATGGAATACACCAAAATAGCGGATTTGGGTTTATCATTGGACAAAAACACCAACCTAAACTACGAGTTCAGCCTACCTAATAAAGTTTTTGATTATATACAGGCCGGGACGCCTTTATTGGTTTCCGATAGAAAAGAAGTGGCAGGTATAGTACAAGAAAATGATATAGGTTGGGTAATTGAGGCTGTTGAACCTAAAAAACTAGCGGAAAAGGTGAAACATATTTTAACTGATGATAATGAATATGCAATTAAAAAGAAAAATCTAAAACAAGCTTCAG
- a CDS encoding DeoR/GlpR family DNA-binding transcription regulator, translating into MKRHQIILDILNKEKYLEVLDLCKLLDVSAVTIRKDLKLLEEKGLLFRTHGGASLENPYINEKAVNEKEKISVEEKNGIAQAAAKLIDENDSILIASGTTVQALAKFIEPKNKLTVITSSLNVVLHLINHKNTEILQLGGYVRHSSASVVGNYATQILENVSFSKLFLGVDGIDLDYGLSTTSLEEAQLNKKMLASAQKTVVLADSSKFGKKSFAKICGLEEVDQIITDDGISKSIIKKLEESGIVVNIVS; encoded by the coding sequence ATGAAACGACATCAAATAATCTTAGATATTTTAAACAAGGAAAAATACCTTGAAGTACTTGATTTATGTAAGCTATTGGACGTATCGGCCGTTACCATAAGAAAAGACTTAAAACTTTTAGAAGAAAAAGGGCTTTTATTCAGAACACATGGCGGTGCGTCACTGGAAAATCCTTACATCAATGAAAAGGCTGTTAATGAAAAAGAAAAAATTTCGGTCGAAGAAAAAAACGGAATTGCACAAGCTGCGGCAAAATTAATTGATGAAAACGACTCTATTTTAATTGCTTCGGGCACAACAGTACAGGCGTTGGCAAAATTTATAGAACCAAAAAACAAGTTGACGGTAATTACATCTTCCTTAAATGTTGTGCTTCACCTAATCAATCATAAAAATACGGAAATTTTACAATTGGGCGGCTATGTTAGGCACAGTTCGGCCTCGGTTGTCGGCAATTATGCCACACAAATTTTAGAAAATGTTTCGTTCAGTAAATTATTTTTGGGTGTTGATGGTATTGATTTGGATTATGGTTTGTCAACCACCAGTTTAGAAGAAGCCCAGCTTAATAAAAAAATGTTGGCTTCTGCACAAAAAACTGTTGTGCTAGCCGATTCCTCAAAATTTGGTAAAAAAAGTTTTGCCAAAATATGTGGATTAGAAGAAGTAGATCAGATTATTACTGATGATGGTATTTCAAAATCAATAATTAAAAAATTAGAGGAAAGCGGTATTGTAGTTAATATAGTTTCATAA
- a CDS encoding MORN repeat-containing protein, translating into MKKLIYLFLLVPLYITAQTEDTKPTAEKQENKVIIEECIAGNCANGKGTMQYQTGVYEGYWKSGLRDGEGKYTWANGDVYEGQWMQDKRHGMGTYVWNDGSKYKGNYSHGIRSGYGIYYYTNGTIYEGTWQNNLKHGIANFYYKESVNIGGKYINNEYVSGTGINQDSYNFKPAQ; encoded by the coding sequence ATGAAAAAGCTAATCTATTTATTTTTATTGGTTCCTTTGTATATCACCGCTCAAACCGAAGATACAAAACCAACAGCCGAAAAGCAAGAAAATAAAGTGATAATTGAAGAGTGTATCGCTGGTAACTGTGCCAACGGAAAAGGTACAATGCAATACCAAACCGGAGTTTACGAGGGGTATTGGAAATCTGGGCTTCGCGATGGCGAGGGCAAATATACATGGGCCAACGGTGATGTTTACGAAGGCCAATGGATGCAGGATAAAAGACATGGTATGGGTACTTATGTCTGGAACGATGGCTCAAAATATAAAGGGAACTACAGTCATGGTATTCGTAGCGGATACGGAATTTATTACTACACAAATGGGACAATATACGAAGGTACGTGGCAAAATAACTTAAAACACGGCATAGCTAATTTTTACTACAAAGAAAGTGTAAATATTGGTGGTAAATACATAAACAACGAATACGTTAGCGGTACCGGTATTAATCAGGATAGCTATAATTTTAAACCTGCACAATAG